In Actinoplanes derwentensis, the following proteins share a genomic window:
- a CDS encoding GntR family transcriptional regulator, translated as MPPLEIDRTSPVPIYFQIGRRLEEAIDRGELVPGERIPTEIELADSLDISRPTVRRAIEELVDKGLLTRKRGVGTRVTDVQVRRRVALTSLFDDLAAAGRQPQTRVLNFERDCVDRHAARMLGLAAGAELVHCERLRLADGMPLAVLRNWLPPRFADLNGDSLATRSLYRMMGEWNGRPAVAKQRITAKAATPAQARLLDIGPHTPLISMQRTSFDSTGATVEYSDNLYRADHYAIEVTVFNR; from the coding sequence ATGCCGCCCCTTGAGATCGACCGCACCAGCCCCGTCCCCATCTACTTCCAGATCGGCCGCCGCCTGGAAGAGGCCATCGACCGCGGCGAGCTGGTCCCCGGGGAGCGCATCCCCACCGAGATCGAGCTGGCCGACTCCCTGGACATCTCCCGCCCGACCGTCCGCCGGGCCATCGAGGAACTCGTCGACAAGGGCCTGCTCACCCGCAAACGGGGAGTCGGCACGCGGGTCACCGACGTCCAGGTGCGCCGCCGGGTGGCCCTGACCAGCCTGTTCGACGACCTGGCCGCCGCCGGCCGACAGCCGCAGACCCGGGTGCTGAACTTCGAACGCGACTGCGTCGACCGGCACGCGGCCCGGATGCTGGGCCTGGCCGCCGGTGCGGAACTGGTGCACTGCGAACGGCTGCGCCTGGCCGACGGCATGCCGCTGGCGGTGCTGCGCAACTGGCTGCCGCCCCGGTTCGCCGACCTCAACGGCGACTCCCTGGCCACCCGCAGCCTCTACCGGATGATGGGCGAGTGGAACGGCCGGCCCGCCGTCGCCAAACAGCGGATCACCGCGAAAGCCGCGACCCCCGCCCAGGCCCGGCTGCTGGACATCGGCCCGCACACGCCGCTGATCAGCATGCAGCGCACGTCGTTCGACAGCACCGGCGCGACCGTCGAATACTCCGACAACCTGTACCGGGCCGACCACTACGCCATCGAGGTGACCGTCTTCAATCGGTGA
- a CDS encoding FCD domain-containing protein, producing the protein MPERLMQVDEVTDVLEVREALERTAAARVTALRRDPGVIAAELREPLDRQAAAMAAGDMATFMVAGVDFHFHVVALSGNPIAERLFGPLRDHQLRLARLVLTVADLEPADSFAEHLELGDRLREHDFAGYSRVLDRHLARHQGLL; encoded by the coding sequence ATGCCCGAACGACTCATGCAGGTCGACGAGGTCACCGACGTCCTCGAAGTGCGTGAGGCCCTGGAACGGACCGCCGCGGCTCGGGTGACCGCGCTGCGCCGCGATCCGGGCGTGATCGCCGCCGAGCTGCGCGAACCACTCGACCGCCAGGCCGCCGCGATGGCCGCCGGGGACATGGCGACGTTCATGGTGGCCGGCGTCGACTTTCACTTCCACGTGGTCGCGCTCTCCGGGAATCCGATCGCCGAGCGCCTCTTCGGGCCGCTGCGGGATCACCAGCTGCGCCTGGCCCGGTTGGTGCTGACGGTCGCCGATCTGGAACCGGCCGATTCGTTCGCCGAACACCTGGAACTCGGCGACCGCCTGCGCGAGCACGACTTCGCCGGCTACTCCCGGGTGCTCGACCGTCACCTGGCCCGGCACCAGGGCCTGCTCTAG
- a CDS encoding diguanylate cyclase domain-containing protein, with the protein MTQALLNRAEPGEPVDVSVLRAGEPGSGTEAAPDPARQARLVRIWWMWLAGGLLFCSGQLFTTPTGPVGGLMALVMPILFAAGIAAGVWLNRPRPSWPWLMLAGAGLITVLGYVFYLAGAIPIAFPIFMAIYPVEAAALLFIVRGASWRQDRAGMLDALMISVGLGLACWLLVITPLLRMRTEMMGDVYAALFPFGDVLLLGVLIRFFTAVGQRNAAFWQLSISIVLQAVTHMFSLVAMVFVIDAPDLTAVSSFAAILMAGTAIHPSMRVLSGRPLRPVTDMSLRRVMLVNLTCMAAPALLLAQGFLQDGKVDWIAAGTGCILLFALVTLRMVDLVGQVQDKARQLDAVAHIDALTALPNRRAWDLELERRIAAARRHGTPVVVAIIDLDFFKRYNDEFGHQGGDELLTTAAGAWRDQLRPEDLLARYGGEEFGAVFDHARLGDADHIIERLQAATPLGQTFSAGAAQWNGHESAEELLARADLALYAAKRAGRDRVFVSATR; encoded by the coding sequence GTGACGCAGGCTCTGTTGAACCGCGCGGAACCGGGTGAACCGGTGGACGTGTCGGTCCTGCGCGCTGGTGAGCCGGGATCGGGGACCGAGGCCGCACCGGACCCCGCCCGCCAGGCGAGACTCGTCCGGATCTGGTGGATGTGGCTGGCCGGCGGGCTGCTCTTCTGTTCCGGTCAGCTGTTCACCACCCCGACCGGCCCGGTCGGCGGGCTGATGGCACTGGTCATGCCGATCCTCTTCGCCGCCGGTATCGCGGCCGGGGTGTGGCTGAACCGTCCCCGGCCGAGCTGGCCGTGGCTGATGCTGGCCGGCGCCGGCCTGATCACGGTTCTCGGTTACGTCTTCTACCTGGCCGGTGCCATCCCGATCGCCTTCCCGATCTTCATGGCGATCTACCCGGTCGAGGCGGCGGCTCTGCTCTTCATCGTGCGCGGCGCCTCCTGGCGGCAGGACCGGGCCGGGATGCTCGACGCGCTGATGATCAGTGTCGGTCTCGGGCTGGCCTGCTGGCTTCTGGTGATCACCCCACTGCTCCGGATGCGAACCGAGATGATGGGGGACGTCTACGCCGCCCTGTTCCCGTTCGGTGACGTCCTGCTGCTGGGTGTACTGATCCGGTTCTTCACCGCGGTCGGGCAGCGCAACGCGGCGTTCTGGCAGCTCAGCATCTCGATCGTGCTGCAGGCCGTGACGCACATGTTCAGCCTGGTGGCGATGGTCTTCGTGATCGACGCGCCGGACCTGACCGCGGTCTCGTCGTTCGCCGCCATCCTGATGGCCGGCACCGCCATCCACCCGTCGATGCGGGTCCTCAGCGGCCGCCCGTTGCGCCCGGTGACCGACATGTCGCTCCGCCGCGTGATGCTGGTGAACCTGACCTGCATGGCCGCTCCGGCGCTGCTGCTGGCGCAGGGTTTCCTGCAGGACGGCAAGGTCGACTGGATCGCCGCCGGTACCGGCTGCATCCTGCTGTTCGCCCTGGTCACGCTCCGGATGGTGGACCTGGTCGGCCAGGTGCAGGACAAGGCCCGTCAGCTCGACGCGGTCGCCCACATCGACGCGCTGACCGCCCTGCCCAACCGCCGGGCCTGGGATCTGGAGCTGGAGCGCCGGATCGCCGCGGCCCGCCGGCACGGCACCCCGGTGGTCGTCGCGATCATCGACCTGGACTTCTTCAAGCGTTACAACGACGAATTCGGTCACCAGGGCGGCGACGAACTGCTCACCACTGCCGCTGGCGCCTGGCGGGACCAGCTGCGGCCGGAGGACCTGCTGGCCCGCTACGGGGGCGAGGAGTTCGGCGCGGTCTTCGATCATGCCCGGCTCGGCGACGCCGACCACATCATCGAGCGTCTCCAGGCAGCGACCCCGCTCGGTCAGACGTTCTCAGCCGGTGCCGCCCAGTGGAACGGTCACGAGTCGGCCGAAGAGCTTCTGGCCAGAGCAGACCTTGCCTTGTACGCCGCCAAACGCGCCGGCCGTGACCGGGTGTTCGTGTCGGCGACCCGCTAG